The following nucleotide sequence is from Endozoicomonas sp. GU-1.
AAACACAGGTTTACCCAGTTGGTACTTTTTTGGCGATTTCCTGAAAGCGGTTGTCTGCCCTGTGTCATTGATGGACCGGCAAAAAACATATTCCCAAAGTGGTTGATGCATCTCGCGGATAAGGCATGAATTGTGGTAACATGGCGGTTTTGAAAATCAATTACCTTAGGCGATCATTCCATTGAGATGCTCTGGGAAAGAGCATTTTTTCTGTTTGGATAAGACTTTATTATCGGTGTCCTGGTCCACAGAACTGGGATGGATGCTGACCGCTATCTGTTGGCCGTAAGCAAAAGGACGACTGGGTTTCCATGACTGAAATTGCCAAAGAGATTCTCCCGGTAAATATTGAAGATGAACTCAAGCAGTCCTATCTGGACTACGCCATGAGTGTCATCGTTGGTCGTGCCCTGCCTGATGTACGTGACGGGCTCAAGCCCGTGCACCGGCGCGTACTGTTCGCCATGAGCGAACTGGGCAACGACTGGAACAAACCTTACAAAAAATCTGCCCGTGTGGTCGGGGATGTGATCGGTAAATACCATCCCCACGGCGACTCTGCAGTCTATGACACCATTGTCCGGATGGCGCAGCCATTTTCCCTGCGCTACATGCTGGTTGATGGTCAGGGCAACTTCGGCTCCATTGACGGTGACTCCGCCGCAGCGATGCGTTACACGGAAATCCGGATGGACAAGATCGCCCATCAGTTGCTGGCGGATCTCGACAAGGAAACCGTAGACTATGTGCCTAACTACGATGGCACAGAGCAGATTCCTGCCGTTTTACCCACCCGTGTCCCTAACCTGCTGGTGAATGGCTCGGCCGGTATCGCGGTGGGCATGGCCACTAATATCCCGCCTCACAATATGACCGAGGTGGTGAATGGCTGTCTGGCGCTGCTGGATGATGAAGCGCTGACGGTTGATGACCTGATGGAGTACATCCCGGGTCCTGACTTCCCTACCGCAGCGATTATCAATGGTCGGGCTGGTATCCTTCAGGCCTATCGCTCTGGTCGTGGTCGTATCTACATTCGTGCCAGGGCCGATATCGAGCACGATGAAAAGAAAAACAAAAGCACCATTATTGTTACCGAGATCCCTTATCAGCTGAATAAGGCGCGCCTTATTGAGAAGATTGCCGAGCTGGTGAAAGACCGCAAGATTGAGGGTATTTCCGAGCTGCGCGATGAGTCTGACAAAGACGGCCTGCGTGTGGTGATCGAGCTTCGCCGTGGTGAAAATGCCGAGGTGGTGCTCAATAACCTGTATGCCCAGACCCAGCTTGAGTCCGTTTTTGGCATCAACCTGGTGGCTCTGGTGGACGGTCAGCCCAAGCTGCTCAACCTGAAAGAGTTCCTGGAAGCCTTTATCCGTCACCGCCGTGAGGTGGTCACCCGCCGGACCGTTTATGAGCTGAGAAAGGCCCGTGAGCGAGGTCATATTCTGGAAGGTCTGGCTGTTGCTTTGTCCAACATTGATCCGGTTATCCAGCTGATCAAGGACTCGCCAACACCGGCGGAAGCGAAAGAAAAGCTGATCGCCAAGGGTTGGAATCCCGGCCATATGATGGAGATGGCCGAGCGTGCCGGTGCCGATGCCTGTCGTCCAGATGATCTGCCTGAGGCTTATGGTCTCAGGGATGGGCTTTATTACCTGTCTCCGGTTCAGGCTCAGGCCATTCTGGAAATGCGACTGCACCGACTGACCGGTCTTGAGCATGAGAAGCTGCTGTCTGAATACCGTGAGCTGCTGGAGAAAATTGCCGAGCTGATTCTGATCCTCTGTGACCCAATGAAGCTGCGTGCCGTCATCCGGGAAGAGCTTGAGCAGGTTCGGGATGAATTTGGTGATGAGCGTCGTACCGAGATCACCAGCTCCCGTCGTGACTTGACGGTTGAAGACCTGATTGATGAAGAGGATATGGTGGTCACCCTGTCCCACGGTGGCTATGCCAAGACCACGCCCCTGGATACCTATCAGGCACAGCGTCGAGGTGGTCGTGGCAAGTCAGCGGCTTCCGTTAAGGAAGAGGACTATGTCGAGCATATGCTGGTGGCTAACACCCATACCCAGATCCTCTGCTTCTCCAGCAAGGGTAAGGTCTACTGGTTGAAGGTCTATCAGATCCCCCAGGCGGGCAGAACCTCCCGTGGTCGACCGATCGTTAATATTCTGCCGCTGGAGCAGAATGAGAAAATCACCGCCATGCTGCCGGTGGAAGAGTTTACCGAAGGTCATTTTGTCTTTATGGCGACGCTCAATGGCACGGTGAAGAAGACACCTTTGGAGCAGTTTGCCCGCCCACGCTCCTCCGGCCTGATCGCCCTGGGTCTGGATGAAGGGGATACCCTGGTGGGGGCTGAAATTACTACCGGAGAAAAGCAGGTGATGCTGCTGTCTAACGGTGGTAAGGCGGTTCGCTTTGAGGAGACCGATGTTCGTGCCATGGGCCGGACAGCCCGTGGTGTCCGTGGTATGAAGCTGCCTGAAGGTCAGCGGATTATCTCTCTGATTATTCCGGAGGAAGATACCCAGATTCTGACGGCCAGCGCCAAAGGTTACGGTAAACGCACTGCCGTTGATGAGTTCCGACTCACCAGCCGTGGTGGTCAGGGGGTTATCTCCATGCAGTGCACGGAGCGCAACGGTGAAATCGTGGGTGCTATCCAGGTGAAGAGCGGCGAGCAGATTATGCTGATTTCTGACCAGGGAACACTGGTGAGAACCGGGGTTGATGGCGTCTCTTCACTGAGTCGTAATACCCAGGGGGTTACGCTGATCCGTGTCTCTGACGGTGAAAAACTGGTGGGTGTTGCCCGTGTTGAGGAGCCAGAGGCTGTGGATGCGCCTGAGCTTGAGACTGAAGGGCAGGATGATCCCATTGCCAGCGAAGGGACGGTAGAATCCTGATAGTTTGAAAAACGCCAGCCCAGTGCTGGCGTTTTTCATCATGATACAGTTACTCACCCGGAGTCAGAGAGTTTGTCCCGGGGTAAACCGCCGTTTAGTGGCGAGGGAGTCATTGTGAAGCCTTGTGTAACAGATGGTGTAAATGATGTTCTGGCGCAGCTGGATAATCGGGTTTACAACTTTTCAGCCGGACCTGCACCGATTCCCTATGAGGTGCTGCAGCAGGCCCGGGATGAGATGATGAACTGGCAGGACGTGGGCGCTTCGGTAATGGAAGTGAGTCATCGGGGCAAGGAGTTTCTCGCGGTTGCCCATGGGGCCGAAAAAGACCTGCGTGATCTGTTTATGATCCCTGATAACTACAAGGTGCTTTTTCTGCAAGGGGGAGCCCGGGGGCAGTTTGCGGCGGTGCCATTGAACCTTAAGGGAGACAAGGTTTTTGCTGACTATGTCAACAGTGGTTACTGGGCCCAGTCAGCTATTAAAGAAGCCCAGCGCTACCTGGATGTGAATATTGTTGCTGATGGCAAGGACAGAGGCTTTAATGCGATGCCTGCCGAAGACCAGTGGCGGATAAGTAAAGATGCCGCTTATTTGCACTACACGCCCAATGAGACCATCGGTGGTCTTGAGTTTTCATTTATACCGGAGACCGGTGATGTGCCGCTGGTGGCGGATATGTCTTCCAATATCTTGTCCGGCCCGCTGGATGTCAGCAAGTTTGGTGTTATTTATGCCGGTGCCCAGAAGAATATTGGCCCGGCCGGTCTTACCGTAGTGATTGTTCGTGAAGACCTGTTGGAGCGCGGTTCATTGATGTGTCCTGCGGTGCTGGACTATAAGCTGCAAGCGGGCAATGATTCCATGTACAACACGCCGCCAACCTTTGCCTGGTACCTTGCCGGTCTGGTCTTTAAATGGCTGAAAAAACAGGGTGGGCTTGCAGCGATCAATGCGCTCAATGAGCGCAAGGCCAGCAAGCTGTACGCTCAGATTGATGGCTCCGGTTTTTATCAGAACCCGGTGGACCCAAAGTGGCGCTCCCGCATGAATGTGCCGTTTACACTGATCAACCCGGAACTGGATGCAACGTTCCTTGCCGAGTCCGAACAGGCAGGTTTTCGTTACCTGAAAGGGCACAAGGCGGTAGGCGGTATGCGGGCAAGTATCTATAATGCAGTGCCAGAGCAGCATGTGGATGCTCTTATTGACTTCATGAAAGAATTTGAACGGCGGTATGGATAATGGCAGAAGAGAAGTTGGGGCAGTTGCGAATTCAAATTGATTCGCTGGATCAGCAAATCCTTGATCTGATCAGCGAACGTGCGCGATGTGCCCAGGAAGTGGCCCGTGTAAAAACAGAAGCTGACCCCTCTGCTGTGTTTTACCGACCTGAGCGCGAAGCTCAGGTACTTCGTAATATCATGAAGAAAAATGACGGGCCTTTGAATGACGAAGAGATGGCCCGTCTGTTCCGTGAAATCATGTCTGCCTGTCTGGCGTTGGAAGATCCGGTCAAGGTGGCTTTTCTGGGGCCGGAAGGCACATTTACCCAGCAGGCTTCCCTGAAGCACTTCGGCCACTCTGCGGTTTGCGTGCCTATGGCGGCCATTGATGAGGTATTCCGGGAAGTGGCTGCCGGTGCGGTCCACTATGGTGTGGTGCCGGTGGAAAACTCCACGGAAGGTGTGGTCAGTCATACCCTGGACAGCTTTCTGGACTCTTCACTGAAGATCTGTGGTGAAGTGGTACTGCGCATCCATCAACACATGATGATTTCAGAAAACACCCGGCGGGATCATATTACCCGCATCTACTCCCATGCCCAGTCGTTTGCCCAGTGTCGCAAGTGGCTGGACTCCCACTGGCCCATGGCCGAGCGGGTGGCGGTCAGCTCCAACGCAGAAGCAGCGAAGCGGGTCAAGGGTGAGTGGAATTCTGCGGCCATTGCCGGTGATATGGCGGCAGAAATGTATGGTCTGGAAAAAATTGCCGAGAAAATTGAAGACCGCCCAGATAACTCAACCCGGTTTTTGATCATTGGCAATCAGCCGGTTCCACCCAGTGGTGATGACAAGACGTCAGTGGTCATTAGCATGCGCAACCAGCCGGGAGCGCTCCATGCGATTCTTGAGCCTTTCCATGTTCACAATATCGACCTGACACGGGTTGAGACCCGCCCATCCAGAACCGGAATCTGGAACTATGTGTTTTTTGTGGATTTTGAAGGTCATCAGGATGACCCTGTCGTTGGCAAGGTGCTGGAGAAGTTGGGTGAGCGTGCCAATGACCTCCGTGTGCTTGGTTCTTACCCCAAGGGTGTTCTCTGATCGTTGTTGTATTAAGCGGACAGGGATGATGATGGTTAAATATCCAAAGGCTCATGACCGGTGATGAGCCTTATAAGCTGACTTTTCTACCACGCTGCACAATGAATATGCTTGGCGGTCAAAGTGCAGGGCAGGTTGCTACCTGCCTTACCTGGGGATTTCCACGGGAGGCATTTCCGGTCTATATCCAGAACTCTAGTTCCATCTGATTATAACGATTGTAACCAGACAGAATTTTTTCCAACTCTTTTTGATCAACTGTGTTGAGCAACTTGAGTGCAGATTGTGCCTGTTCCATGGCGTTAGCAATGTCCACTGGTAATTCTTTTTCAGGCGCAGCTGACAGATGCTCCGGAAAATAATGCAGTGCTATCTGATCATCCAAATTATGCAATACCCGAAAGAGGTGACCTGTTTCTACGCCCCTCTTACCCAGTTCCGCAAGTTTATGGGACAGGTAACAGGCTGCAATGCTCTGCTTCGCTTGCTTAACCTCATTATTTTTATCTCTGGTCTTTTGGTCCATTTCCCGTAACTCATCCACGGGTAATCCTATGGCTAAACCAATCAAAAACCAGTTATGGCTCAATGGTAAACGACGCAGAAAATCCGGGGTTAGCGGTAGTGAACTGGTCGTGGTGACAGAGCTGTCATCATTCTGGCGATAGAGTGGTTTGATGGCAGGGGGCTGCTCAGAACCGGGCTCCAGAAATAAAGACAATTTCTTTCTGTTAATTGCAATGTAGCGATTTAACTTTCCTTCCAGTCTGGGTCCTGCAGCTTCGCGTAGAGCATATAAGATATGTGCCGGAGTCAGCAGCCCGGGCTGACAATGAGTTGCTGCAAGCAGTAGTTCGTATATCTGATCATGGTCGGCTTCATCAACAAATGATTCCTTGAGAATGCTCTGGATTATTGGCAATGACACCCCAAGGGCATTACCAATGGCGTCAGCAGGTATCTTGATCTTTGCAATTCCGTCAGCCAAACAAAGCATTTGTCTAGACAAATTGCCTTCATTTACAAGGCTAAAAGTTACTGGGTGACCTCTTAAGGCCTCAATGAAACGATGTGCACAACGGATGGCCATAATCTCAGGGTGGCTCATTATTTTTACCAGCTCATTTGTGGTCATGACCCCCCCTTGTTTGTCCAGAATCCTCTTCAGCAAAATCATGGTTGAAAATCGGTTGACTCTTTTTGGGATAGATTGCAGATCCTGATCCATCATCAGTTCCGGATATCCGGCCGCAAAGGCAATTGTTGCCTCCGGAACTGTGCAAACCTGATAGTCATCTTTTTTGACGATCTTATGTAACTTGAAGAAATCCAGCTGATAATCCAGCTCAGCATTGGCATCAACAGTCTCTACAAAGGGAGGCGATTGAGTCCCGAGCCGACTCTGGTCAAATACAATACCAAAAATTTTACAGTGCAAATTAACCAGATCAAATCTTGAAATACCCAACAGCATTGTATGCAGTTTTTTATGGGTTATCAGCAGTTTTTTCATGATTGCTTTATCTTGTCGATTGACGACAGGCAGGGATAAATAGTTAGCATGTGCATATTGCTGATGACTTGCAGTTTCTAAAATGTTGGCAATATCGGCTATTGGAAATCCCAGATATATGGCAAACAGTACCTGGTCCTCGGGTGATATGCCCCGGGTAAATTTATCGCCCAAATTATTCCAGTATACAGTGCCGTCCAGTGGTGTGTCAGGCAACCGGGAATATTCAGTGCCGGAGATGACACTCCGTTCAAGCATCGGGGCGACGTTGTTTGCATTAGCAATGGAAGGCTCTGTTTTTACTGACTTCGGGGGGGGGGCGGTTCAGTAGCTGGATTGACAGTGGGTGGCCTTTTCAATGATTTGAAAGTAATTCGACTTGTTGCAACTGTGCTCATCATAGCGTTGAGAAATTTTATGCTTTCCGAACCGAAATAAGGAACAACCCGGGCCATTAATTGTCCCTGTCTGGTGGCTTTAGCGATCTTCCCGGGTAATTTTTTTTCAGGTTGGTCATCCGAATGCTTTGGAAAGTAAGCCAGTGTTGCCTGATCATCCAGAATCTTCAGTGCCTGGTAAAGATGACCTGTTTCCAACCTCTTTAGAACCAGTGTTCGGGATAATTCCGGAGCTGCAAGGCTCAGCCTTTTTTTGTCTGGCGCACCGTTTTCAAAGATCGTTCTGGAACCAATCCTTTCCAGCTCATCCCCTGACAGCCCCATGGTTAAACCAATCAAAAACCAGTTATGGCTTAATGGCAGGTTACGCAAAAAATCCAGGGTCAACGGTTGCGAACTGACAATCCCGTTAGAGTTGTCATCTTCTGGCCGATAGAGTGGTTTGAGTTCAGGTAACTCTTCAGGAGTGAATTCGTTTAGCCAGGGTAAACATGTATTCCTTTTGTCTGATTTTTTATCCTTTTCTATCCATTTTTCTAACTCTTCGCGACAACCACTGGCACTGCCTGCTTCCCGCAGTGCATGGATAATGTGCCCGGGTGTGAGTCGGGGTGAGCAAAGGATTGCTTGATTGAATAAATCATCGAACATTTCTTGATTGCTTACCAAGTTATAATCTCTATCAACAATTTTCTGGATGATATGCAACGGTACCCCCAGTGCCCGGCCCAAATGTTCAGCGTTTATCCCAAGCACTGAAAGCTGGAATGTCAGATCGACAATCTGCTGATTCCAGCTTAAGTTATGGCTGCGGAAAAAGGTATGGTGTTGCCTTTCAGGGATTCAATGAGGCGGTATGCACAGTTGATGAGCATAATCTCAGGATTGTGCATTATTTTAACTATCTCATTAGTGGTAATGCTCCCACCGTGTTTATCCAGGATTTTCTTAAACAGGAGTGTGTTTACATAAAAGTTTGCTACGTCAAAGCATTGTTTAATATCCTGATCATCCATCAGGTCGGGGTATCCGGCAGCATAGGCTAATGTTGCCGGCGGAATATTATAAAAAAAAGGGCGTTTTTCTATTTGAAAGATCTTGATCAGCTTGAAAATATTCAGCTTGTGATTCAGCGCAGCATCATTATCTGTAGCCTTTACACAGGCAGGCCAGCCAGACAGGAACTGACTCTGGTCAATGGCAACACCCGACTTTTCACAATACAATTTCACCAGTTCTGGTCTTGAGGTATTCGCCAGCACTATGAGCCATTGTTCATAGGTTAACTTATGATTTTCCAGAGTTAAAAAGTCTTCCAGCAGATGAAAAGGTGTAGTTGCATCATGCTGATTCGGAAATTTTTGCTCGAGTTTATATAATTGATTTAACGGAAGATTCAGATAAATGGCGAACACATACACATTGAAGCACGTTAGGCTTTCTCTGATTTGCTGGTCCAACTCTCCCCATTTGACAAAGTCACCCGGTTGTTTTGCAGGCAGTGGGTCAGAGGCAACGCCGGATTCAACACTCCGTGCAGATATGGCAATTGCAGATGTTGATGATGCTGGCTCAATGGGTTCAGAGCCGCCCCCGGCAACGGCGACACACTTTCCGGCAAAAGGGGAAATTGACGAATAACGGCTTGATGGCCCGTGGTCTGCCAATCCCGGGAGCCTGGCAGGTGGATCAGATGGAGGGATCCGTTGATGACCGGTTGAATTAATCATGAAACTGTCTCCAAAATTTTCATTGCTCAATGTCCAGCGGCACATGACTGTTAACAGGGGTTGGTAATCCTTGTTTTCGGTCACCCTGCATAATGAATATGCCAAACTCTCCGGGAGGCTGTCCGGGAATAATCTGTGCTGTGCAGCAGTTGCTCCTGCATTAAATTGTTATGCCTGGCTTAGAGAATTAGCACTGAAAAAGCCGTACGACTGATTTAGACGATCGGGCAGAAAAAAAGTTCAGTCGTCATTACCTAAACGCCTCACGAGACTGTCTTCCTGGCAGTAATAGCTGGAGCTGACGATCCAGAAAGTAGTCTTGTCCCGGCGTTAACCAAACACTGGACGATGTGGAAGTCGTTATGATTACACTGTTGAGAGTCGTTACAAATGCTCTGTTTGGCGCAGCAGACGAACTGTCATCGGAGGACAAAAATCTGCTCAAGGCAGCTGGGAATGGTGACCTGGGATCGGTGCAGGCGTTGTTGGAACAGGGGGCTGATATTGAGGCCAGGGACTGGTCTGGCAAAACCCCGCTATTTCTTGCGGTAATGTCGGAAAACCCGGACGTTCTCAATGTTCTTCTGGCTGCAGATGCCTGCCTTAATGCCCGCGATTGTTATGGTCAAACTCCGTTGCACAAAGCCCGTAGCCGTGAGATTGTCAACGAGCTGCTGGCTTGGGGAGCCGATATTGAGGCCAAGGATAATGATAAAGCAACGCCACTAATGTGTGCGATTACACATCATGACAGACTGGAGGCGGCCAAGGCGCTTCTGTTCGCAGGTGCCAATATTGAGGCTGCTGATGAATTTCAACGGACACCATTGCATCTTGCGGCTATCTCTATGTGCTCCGACTTGCGGTATATGGAGGTACTTCTGTCCGAGGGAGCCAATCTTGAAGCCAGGGAAAGAACTACACAATACACCCCGCTGCATGAAGCAGTATTTAGTGGTTCAGGCAAGAAAGTACAAGTATTGGTGGCTGAGGGTGCCAACTATAAGGCGCTAGATTGGAATAGGAGAACACCTTTGCATTTGGCTATGGGCAGAATCGACAAAATGGACGAACTGATGGCAGCGGTCGGCAGGTTTGACAGCATCGATTCGGATAATAAGCCGGTTAGTTTTCACCCCCAATCACTTCAGGCCTGCGCCCGTACCGCTATTCGCTCGCGCCTGGTTAAACACCGGAAAAATACCGGACAACCGTTGTCAGAATCGGTACAGGATCTGCCGCTGGGTCCTACGCTGAAAGCCTATCTTTATAAGCCCCTCATGGGAACTTATCTATAACCAGGGACTGTATTTGTCTTAGTCGTCAGTACTTAAATTCCCCTCGGGATTATCTTCTTGACAATAGTTGAAGCTGATAACAACATTTTCAGGCTGTATTTGCCCGGCAAGCGTATAACCGCTGAAATTTTCCATAATCAATAAAAATTGCCACGAGTTGGAAATGGCTTTTTCATTGTCTTTAGGGCCTGTTGACGTTTCGTTGCGTGCTCAGCGTATCAGGGCGCTCCTATGACGAGGCGCGGCATTGCAGGAAGGCTGGTTGCCTTTCAAAATGCCGCAACGAAGTCATAGGGGCGCCTGATACGCCCGAAGGGTGGCTCAGAAAGGCACCATCTGCTTTGTCAGACGTGCTTGGCGTAGAATAACTACGCGCTGCGCAAGTCTTTCGCGCATATGACGCCTTTCTGAGCCACTGAGCACGCAACGAAACGTCAACAGGCCCTGGTGAGTGAGCCCGTTTTCAAGTGTAATAACCCAACTGAAGGTCAAATTATGTCCTGTGATTTTCTGCAACTGGCGGTACCCGGAGTAAGAGAAATGAGTCCTTATCAACCAGGCAAGCCTATTGAGGAGCTTGCCAGGGAGCAGGGCTTGAAGGTTGAGGATATTGTCAAACTGGCCAGTAATGAAAACCCTCTGGGGCCACCACCTGCCGCGCTGAAAGCAATGGCCGAATCCCTGGCAGAGCTGGCCCGTTATCCCGATGGCAGCAGTTATCAGTTAAAACAGGCGCTGGCAGAAAAACTGAAGGTAGCACCGGAGCAGTTAACCCTGGGCAATGGGTCCAATGATGTGCTGGTGCTTCTGGCGGAGTCGTTTCTGGATACCAGCAGTTCTGCGGTTTTTTCTCAGTATGCTTTTGTTGTTTATCCTCTGGCTGTGAAGGCCGTCGGTGCTGAGAGTATTGTGGTTCCAGCGCTGAACTATGGTCATGATCTGGATGCCATGGCGGAAGCGATTCAGGCCAATACCCGGATTGTCTTCCTGGCAAACCCTAATAATCCCACCGGTACCAGCTTCAGTGAACAGGATCTGCTGGGTTTTCTGGGCAAGGTGCCAAAAGAGGTGATCGTTGTCCTTGATGAGGCCTATTTTGAGTATGGGGTGGGTGGTGACCTGCCTGATGGTATCGATCTGCTTGACCGCTATCCCAATCTGGTGGTGACCCGAACCTTTTCCAAGGCTTATGGGCTGGCGGGGGCCCGGGTCGGTTACTCGATATCCAATCCTGAAATAGCCGATGTGCTGAACCGATTGAGGCAGCCATTTAACCTGAATCTTCCTGCTCAGTTCGGTGCGGTTGCCGCGCTGAAGGATGAAGCTTATCTGCAGCAGTCCATTGAGATTAATCAACAGGGGATGGCATTTCTGGAGCAGGGGTTTGCCGGCCTTGGGCTGGACTGGATCCCTTCATCGGGAAATTTCATCACCGTCGATCTCAAGCGTAATGCCATGTCGGTCTATGAAGGGTTGTTGTCCAAAGGCATTATTGTTCGGCCAGTGGCCAATTACGGCATGCCTGAGCACCTTCGCATTTCCATTGGTTTGCCGGAAGAAAATCGTCGTTGTCTGGAAGCGCTGAGCCAGGTTCTTGGCCAGTCGTCGTAAGGAGTGCGTTTGTGAAAACAGTTGATACACTGCTGGTGGTTGGGTTGGGCCTGATCCGGGGGATCTTTTGCAGCGGCGGTCAAGTCTGCCGGTGTGTGTCGGCAGGTGTATGGTTATGACCAGAATAAAGCCTCACTGGAAGAGGCTGAGGCGCTCGGGATCATTGATTTTGGCTGCGAAAGCCTCTCCGCCGGTGTTGCCGCTGCTGATGTGATTATGCTGGCCGTGCCCATGCTGGCAATGAAGCCCGTTCTTGCGCAGCTATCTTCCTGCTTGTCCGAAGGTATTCCTGCTGAAAAAGTGATTACCGATGCGGGGTCCAGTAAAAAAGCGCTGCTGGATGCCGCCCATGAGGTTTTTGGCAAAGTTCCCTCCTGGCTGGTACCCGGCCATCCAATTGCAGGGTCGGAAAAAAGTGGTGTTGGTGCCGCAAAAGCTACTCTGTTTCAGGCCCATGACGTCATCCTGACCCCGTTGGCAAATACCGACTCCCTTGCGCTGGCAAAGGTCAGGATGCTTTGGGAGGCCTGTGGGGCAGTGGTCACCAGTATGGATCCCTGTCATCATGATGAGGTTCTGGCAAAGACCAGCCACCTTCCCCATTTCCTGGCATTCTCACTGGTGGATACGCTGGCCGGAAATCCGGATAATCAGGATATTTTTCGCTTTGCTGCGGGCGGCTTCCGGGATTTTACCCGGATCGCTGGCAGCGATCCTATTATGTGGCATGATGTGGCGCTGGGTAATCATCAGGCGGTGCTGGAAGCGCTGGATGAATTTACCGAGGGCCTTCAGGTACTCCGGGAAGCGATTGTGCAGAAAAACAGTCAGTCGCTGCTGGGAATATTCAGTCGTGCGCAATCAGCGCGTCAGCATTTCTCTTCTCTGCTGGAGAGCAGGAAACAGCGGGTGAAGCCATTGCCTGATTCTGTCATGACGACTGGTTTTTCGGGCTCAGTGCTGATTGAAGGTGAAGATTCAGATAAAGAAGTTATGGACACTATGAAAGAAAGTACCCAGACATTTATTGCCAGCCCGGGAGGGTCTATCTCCGGTGAGTTACGTGTTCCCGGAGATAAGTCTATCTCTCATCGTTCCATCATGCTCGGTGCCCTGGCGGAAGGGGAAACAGTGATTGAAGGGTTTCTCGAAGGCGAGGATGCCCTGGCAACCCTGAAGGCATTTCGGGATATGGGGGTTCAGATTGATGGCCCCTATCTTGGCAAGGTCACCATTCAGGGGGTTGGCATGCATGGCCTCAAGCCGCCGGAAGGACCGCTTTATCTCGGTAATGCCGGTACTGCCATGCGCTTGATGGCCGGGTTGATGGCAGCCCAGTCCTTTGATGTTACGTTAACCGGTGATCACTCCCTGTCCGGTCGCCCCATGAATCGGGTGGTGGACCCGCTTGGCCAGATGGGTGCCACCATCGAGACCTCAGAAGGTGGTCGCCCACCACTGAAGATCAAAGGCGGTACACGGTTGCAGGGTATTGAGTATCATCTGCCAATGGCTTCGGCCCAGGTGCAGTCCTGCCTGTTGCTGGCGGGCATGTACGCAGATGGTGAAACGGTGACGGTTGCTCCGGGTATTGTTCGTGACCACACCAACCGTATGCTGAATGGCTTTGGTTATACGGTCTCTGTCGATGGTGAGAATGGCAGCAGGGTCGCGATTAAAGGAGGGGGCAAGCTGACAGCTACCCGAATCGATGTGCCCTCCGATGTGTCTTCAGCGGCGTTCTTTATGGTGGCGGCCTCAATCGCCGAGGGGTCAGAGGTTCGTCTTTGCCATGTTGGCATGAACCCGACCCGTTCTGGTGTGGTTGAGATTCTGCAGCTGATGGGAGCGGATATTACCATTGAAAACGAGTCCGTTGTGGGTGGCGAGCCCGTGGCCGACCTGGTGGTGCGTTCTGCGCCGCTGAAGGGTATTGATATTCCTGAGCGTCTGGTGCCCATCGCCATTGATGAATTTCCGGTGCTGTTTGTTGCAGCAGCCTGTGCAGAAGGCAGAACGCTGCTCACGGGTGCCCGTGAGCTTCGGGTGAAAGAGAGTGACCGGATTCAGGCCATGGCCG
It contains:
- a CDS encoding bifunctional prephenate dehydrogenase/3-phosphoshikimate 1-carboxyvinyltransferase, with product MYGYDQNKASLEEAEALGIIDFGCESLSAGVAAADVIMLAVPMLAMKPVLAQLSSCLSEGIPAEKVITDAGSSKKALLDAAHEVFGKVPSWLVPGHPIAGSEKSGVGAAKATLFQAHDVILTPLANTDSLALAKVRMLWEACGAVVTSMDPCHHDEVLAKTSHLPHFLAFSLVDTLAGNPDNQDIFRFAAGGFRDFTRIAGSDPIMWHDVALGNHQAVLEALDEFTEGLQVLREAIVQKNSQSLLGIFSRAQSARQHFSSLLESRKQRVKPLPDSVMTTGFSGSVLIEGEDSDKEVMDTMKESTQTFIASPGGSISGELRVPGDKSISHRSIMLGALAEGETVIEGFLEGEDALATLKAFRDMGVQIDGPYLGKVTIQGVGMHGLKPPEGPLYLGNAGTAMRLMAGLMAAQSFDVTLTGDHSLSGRPMNRVVDPLGQMGATIETSEGGRPPLKIKGGTRLQGIEYHLPMASAQVQSCLLLAGMYADGETVTVAPGIVRDHTNRMLNGFGYTVSVDGENGSRVAIKGGGKLTATRIDVPSDVSSAAFFMVAASIAEGSEVRLCHVGMNPTRSGVVEILQLMGADITIENESVVGGEPVADLVVRSAPLKGIDIPERLVPIAIDEFPVLFVAAACAEGRTLLTGARELRVKESDRIQAMADGLIALGIDAQPLSDGMMINGSGNAASEKKGKPVFNGGTIDSHGDHRIAMSFAVAALRAKDDIRILDCANVATSFPDFAGLANRAGMRIVVKVNTSE
- the hisC gene encoding histidinol-phosphate transaminase, producing the protein MSCDFLQLAVPGVREMSPYQPGKPIEELAREQGLKVEDIVKLASNENPLGPPPAALKAMAESLAELARYPDGSSYQLKQALAEKLKVAPEQLTLGNGSNDVLVLLAESFLDTSSSAVFSQYAFVVYPLAVKAVGAESIVVPALNYGHDLDAMAEAIQANTRIVFLANPNNPTGTSFSEQDLLGFLGKVPKEVIVVLDEAYFEYGVGGDLPDGIDLLDRYPNLVVTRTFSKAYGLAGARVGYSISNPEIADVLNRLRQPFNLNLPAQFGAVAALKDEAYLQQSIEINQQGMAFLEQGFAGLGLDWIPSSGNFITVDLKRNAMSVYEGLLSKGIIVRPVANYGMPEHLRISIGLPEENRRCLEALSQVLGQSS